From the genome of Triticum aestivum cultivar Chinese Spring chromosome 3B, IWGSC CS RefSeq v2.1, whole genome shotgun sequence, one region includes:
- the LOC123069915 gene encoding protein MICRORCHIDIA 6 isoform X1: MRSGGAAEVIDLSSDDDEESLPFPSTSAVTIAPSSPRDVKPYELADVKPLLYPIQPPGCYALVPVKDEEPVPLPLAAEAPRVLPPPRLCRQFWKSGEYVVARRNPDADAPGGRNRLRINPKFLHSNATSHKWAFGAIAELLDNAIDEVNNGATFVRVNKFTNPRDGSPSLLVQDDGGGMDPDALRCCMSFGFSDKQSDAFIGQYGNGFKTSTMRLGADVIVFTQNQKNWTPTRSIGLLSYTFLMETGCDDVLVPTVDYQYDLTTASYTQLLRHNQKLFSSNLAILSKWSPFASEAELLKQFDDIGEHGTKIIVFNLWFNDDGDMELDFNSDKKDILITGAQKKVKTNKHEKLVTQDYIANRLRYSLRAYASILYLRVPDSFRIILRGQDVEPHNVVNDLLYRECVLYKPQIAGLPELSIVTTIGFVKGAPDTDVQGFNVYHKNRLITPFWKVASNSYGKGRGVVGILDASFIKPTHDKQDFEKSVLYQRLENRLKEMTYEYWGLHCHRLGYDNKSLPKASRALYRAKQTGAGTSPASVPHQLLTADVPTSSCAQSSMGQKRNFDALGVISNINNHQTKARETSMGIYLFCLHRDVIQRKRFHEYKTLTLENDKLRDECLQYEESEKQLVEKEQKLRYQIAKETKKYEELLEELKLLDVKLET; this comes from the exons ATGAGGTCCGGAGGCGCCGCCGAGGTGATAGATCTctccagcgacgacgacgaggagtccCTCCCCTTTCCCAGCACCAGCGCCGTCACCAtcgccccctcctccccccgcGATGTCAAGCCGTACGAGCTCGCCGATGTGAAGCCCCTGCTTTACCCGATCCAGCCCCCAGGCTGCTACGCGCTCGTGCCCGTCAAGGACGAGGAACCCGTGCCCTTGCCACTCGCCGCCGAAGCCCCCAGGGTCCTCCCCCCGCCGCGCCTCTGCCGCCAATTCTGGAAGTCCGGCGAGTATGTTGTAGCCCGCCGCAACCCTGACGCCGATGCCCCTG GTGGGCGGAATCGGCTGAGGATCAATCCAAAGTTCCTGCACTCAAATGCTACTTCTCACAAGTGGGCATTTGGCG CCATTGCTGAGCTTCTTGATAACGCTATTGATGAG GTGAATAATGGGGCAACATTTGTTCGTGTTAATAAATTCACAAACCCACGGGATGGTAGTCCCTCATTGTTGGTTCAAG ATGATGGAGGGGGGATGGATCCAGATGCACTGCGATGTTGCATGAGCTTTGGATTTTCAGATAAGCAGTCTGATGCTTTCATCGGACAAT ATGGCAATGGTTTCAAAACAAGCACAATGAGGCTTGGAGCAGATGTGATTGTTTTTACACAGAACCAAAAAAACTG GACACCGACAAGAAGTATTGGTCTTCTTTCTTACACATTTCTGATGGAAACAGGCTGCGATGATGTATTGGTGCCAACA GTAGACTACCAATATGATCTTACAACTGCTTCATATACTCAGCTGTTACGTCATAATCAGAAACTCTTCTCTTCTAATTTGGCGATCCTTTCGAAATGGTCCCCTTTTGCTAGTGAAGCTGAGTTGCTTAAACAA TTTGATGATATCGGGGAGCATGGGACGAAGATAATTGTATTCAACCTCTGGTTCAATGATGATGGGGACATGGAGCTTGATTTCAACTCCGATAAGAAG GATATTCTCATTACTGGGGCACAGAAGAAGGTCAAAACCAACAAACATGAGAAGCTTGTGACTCAGGACTACATTGCAAATCGACTTCGTTATTCACTTAGA GCATACGCCTCCATCTTGTATCTTCGTGTACCTGATAGTTTCAGGATAATCCTGCGTGGACAGGATGTGGAACCACATAATGTAGTTAATGATTTGTTGTATCGTGAATGTGTGTTGTATAAACCACAAATCGCTGGACTTCCAGAG CTATCTATAGTCACAACCATCGGATTTGTCAAAGGTGCCCCAGACACTGATGTACAAGGATTCAACGTTTATCACAAGAATCGTTTAATAACG CCTTTTTGGAAAGTTGCCAGCAACTCATATGGCAAAGGGCGGGGAGTTGTGG GTATTCTTGATGCGAGTTTCATCAAACCTACCCACGACAAGCAGGACTTTGAGAAGTCAGTCCTTTATCAAAGGCTCGAGAATCGTTTGAAAGAAATGACTTACGAATACTG GGGCCTGCATTGCCATCGCCTTGGTTATGATAACAAGTCATTACCTAAAGCATCCCGTGCACTTTATCGTGCTAAGCAGACGGGCGCTGGTACTTCGCCAGCAAGTGTTCCTCATCAGTTACTGACTGCTGATGTTCCAACAAGCAGCTGTGCACAGAGTA GCATGGGACAGAAGAGAAATTTCGATGCCCTCGGAGTCATCAGCAACATAAATAATCACCAGACGAAGGCAAGGGAGACTAGCATGGGCATCTATCTTTTCTGTCTG CATCGGGATGTTATTCAACGAAAACGATTTCATGAATACAAGACCTTGACACTTGAAAATGACAAATTGCGTGATGA ATGCTTACAATACGAGGAATCAGAGAAGCAACTTGTCGAAAAG GAACAAAAGCTCCGGTATCAAATTGCTAAGGAAACAAAGAAGTATGAGGAATTATTAGAAGAGCTCAAATTATTAGATGTGAAGTTAGAGACATAG
- the LOC123069915 gene encoding protein MICRORCHIDIA 6 isoform X2: MRSGGAAEVIDLSSDDDEESLPFPSTSAVTIAPSSPRDVKPYELADVKPLLYPIQPPGCYALVPVKDEEPVPLPLAAEAPRVLPPPRLCRQFWKSGEYVVARRNPDADAPGGRNRLRINPKFLHSNATSHKWAFGAIAELLDNAIDEVNNGATFVRVNKFTNPRDGSPSLLVQDDGGGMDPDALRCCMSFGFSDKQSDAFIGQYGNGFKTSTMRLGADVIVFTQNQKNWTPTRSIGLLSYTFLMETGCDDVLVPTVDYQYDLTTASYTQLLRHNQKLFSSNLAILSKWSPFASEAELLKQFDDIGEHGTKIIVFNLWFNDDGDMELDFNSDKKDILITGAQKKVKTNKHEKLVTQDYIANRLRYSLRAYASILYLRVPDSFRIILRGQDVEPHNVVNDLLYRECVLYKPQIAGLPELSIVTTIGFVKGAPDTDVQGFNVYHKNRLITPFWKVASNSYGKGRGVVGILDASFIKPTHDKQDFEKSVLYQRLENRLKEMTYEYWGLHCHRLGYDNKSLPKASRALYRAKQTGAGTSPASVPHQLLTADVPTSSCAQSSMGQKRNFDALGVISNINNHQTKHRDVIQRKRFHEYKTLTLENDKLRDECLQYEESEKQLVEKEQKLRYQIAKETKKYEELLEELKLLDVKLET; this comes from the exons ATGAGGTCCGGAGGCGCCGCCGAGGTGATAGATCTctccagcgacgacgacgaggagtccCTCCCCTTTCCCAGCACCAGCGCCGTCACCAtcgccccctcctccccccgcGATGTCAAGCCGTACGAGCTCGCCGATGTGAAGCCCCTGCTTTACCCGATCCAGCCCCCAGGCTGCTACGCGCTCGTGCCCGTCAAGGACGAGGAACCCGTGCCCTTGCCACTCGCCGCCGAAGCCCCCAGGGTCCTCCCCCCGCCGCGCCTCTGCCGCCAATTCTGGAAGTCCGGCGAGTATGTTGTAGCCCGCCGCAACCCTGACGCCGATGCCCCTG GTGGGCGGAATCGGCTGAGGATCAATCCAAAGTTCCTGCACTCAAATGCTACTTCTCACAAGTGGGCATTTGGCG CCATTGCTGAGCTTCTTGATAACGCTATTGATGAG GTGAATAATGGGGCAACATTTGTTCGTGTTAATAAATTCACAAACCCACGGGATGGTAGTCCCTCATTGTTGGTTCAAG ATGATGGAGGGGGGATGGATCCAGATGCACTGCGATGTTGCATGAGCTTTGGATTTTCAGATAAGCAGTCTGATGCTTTCATCGGACAAT ATGGCAATGGTTTCAAAACAAGCACAATGAGGCTTGGAGCAGATGTGATTGTTTTTACACAGAACCAAAAAAACTG GACACCGACAAGAAGTATTGGTCTTCTTTCTTACACATTTCTGATGGAAACAGGCTGCGATGATGTATTGGTGCCAACA GTAGACTACCAATATGATCTTACAACTGCTTCATATACTCAGCTGTTACGTCATAATCAGAAACTCTTCTCTTCTAATTTGGCGATCCTTTCGAAATGGTCCCCTTTTGCTAGTGAAGCTGAGTTGCTTAAACAA TTTGATGATATCGGGGAGCATGGGACGAAGATAATTGTATTCAACCTCTGGTTCAATGATGATGGGGACATGGAGCTTGATTTCAACTCCGATAAGAAG GATATTCTCATTACTGGGGCACAGAAGAAGGTCAAAACCAACAAACATGAGAAGCTTGTGACTCAGGACTACATTGCAAATCGACTTCGTTATTCACTTAGA GCATACGCCTCCATCTTGTATCTTCGTGTACCTGATAGTTTCAGGATAATCCTGCGTGGACAGGATGTGGAACCACATAATGTAGTTAATGATTTGTTGTATCGTGAATGTGTGTTGTATAAACCACAAATCGCTGGACTTCCAGAG CTATCTATAGTCACAACCATCGGATTTGTCAAAGGTGCCCCAGACACTGATGTACAAGGATTCAACGTTTATCACAAGAATCGTTTAATAACG CCTTTTTGGAAAGTTGCCAGCAACTCATATGGCAAAGGGCGGGGAGTTGTGG GTATTCTTGATGCGAGTTTCATCAAACCTACCCACGACAAGCAGGACTTTGAGAAGTCAGTCCTTTATCAAAGGCTCGAGAATCGTTTGAAAGAAATGACTTACGAATACTG GGGCCTGCATTGCCATCGCCTTGGTTATGATAACAAGTCATTACCTAAAGCATCCCGTGCACTTTATCGTGCTAAGCAGACGGGCGCTGGTACTTCGCCAGCAAGTGTTCCTCATCAGTTACTGACTGCTGATGTTCCAACAAGCAGCTGTGCACAGAGTA GCATGGGACAGAAGAGAAATTTCGATGCCCTCGGAGTCATCAGCAACATAAATAATCACCAGACGAAG CATCGGGATGTTATTCAACGAAAACGATTTCATGAATACAAGACCTTGACACTTGAAAATGACAAATTGCGTGATGA ATGCTTACAATACGAGGAATCAGAGAAGCAACTTGTCGAAAAG GAACAAAAGCTCCGGTATCAAATTGCTAAGGAAACAAAGAAGTATGAGGAATTATTAGAAGAGCTCAAATTATTAGATGTGAAGTTAGAGACATAG